From Gemmatimonadaceae bacterium, a single genomic window includes:
- a CDS encoding GTP-binding protein has product MAKAKFERTKPHVNVGTIGHVDHGKTTLTAAITAIQAKKGLAQ; this is encoded by the coding sequence ATGGCCAAGGCAAAGTTTGAGCGGACGAAGCCGCATGTGAACGTGGGGACGATTGGGCACGTGGACCACGGGAAGACGACGTTGACGGCGGCGATCACGGCGATCCAGGCGAAGAAGGGGTTGGCGCAGTT